The Papaver somniferum cultivar HN1 chromosome 6, ASM357369v1, whole genome shotgun sequence genome segment tatcaatactaaaataaacactgaggctaagattccactattttccaagttcaaagtgattaaaccaatacttatatttatgcaattttcttgtttaatttgattctaaaatattgcaacaagtagattttcaaaagtaataattgtaaataccaagtatgaagcatcaaaagtcttaaaactgagcatactccatcaaaatagatcacaatcactcaaataaaaatcatattcaataatatttcaaggcaaataatcatataattattgcaaataaaaagataaaatagaatataccactttttgttggaaaaatagcttcctctatcgcctcagcaatggggtttagctcctcatattaatcatgatatcaaaatatgtgtttgttgctcaaaagatgattaaaagagtgaaaagtaatagcatagactgtttgcaacagtgtattggtgttgcaaaacagctgttacaatggaactgttacagaaaaactgttgctttatcgctgattttaagaccctagaataagactaccctgaacagcttaatgttcttcagctgttaaacaacgacacttttctgcgactgtctaccgagggtcaatgttcttcgcgttcttcttcttcaacaacagcagcagcagaaacagagtttggtaaagctctgatttttttcttctctggctctccttaggttcccaaactctcgacacctcttctatatgacccaagacatctatttatatcaaaaataccgattaaatctctcccaaatcttccaaaatctctttccttctcttcacggccaagttgcgacaatttcttgttttaggatttctacgcgtttctgagctttcctttttattctaaactcttccttagatagattcaaatctttgggaaggtttacagcgttttaatcactctaaaattccctaaaacaggtcacacacgtgactttccatattttcttgttgtgagaaaaatccgtcgattgagcccaatctaatcgatttaaacacccatatcagattcctagacccataaggagtctatcctatgaaaatcagaggtttaatcgacctcaaactcctccaaatcacgattgccaaaactgctttttaactgcactttttttcccgccaattttttttttgaatgttgaagatggttgccccttatccagagtaggggtgcgattagcaactgcctggaaatgggatgccccttagtaattaggttaccccttatccaaagtgagagtccgaatagcagatgccctccgggtgctttccgacaacttttcgagccaattttttccaaaaatgtttattagccaaaaatacctacaaataaataaaacaccataataagtacaaaaatgagccctaacaatatatagaatcgagacaaatcagacacaaaaatgtgtctatcaatcgcCAATGATCATCGCTTATTTCCACATCCCCTTCTTCTATCATCATCACTTGGGACTCCCTTTCTTCTCTGCTTATTGGGGGTTGCATTAACCGCTCAATCATGATATGCCCGATTTTTGGATCCTCAATCATTGAGGCTATAAAGGCAAGTGCAGACGCATGTCTGTTATTGTCTCGTCCTATGTTTCTCCAAATACGGCTTCATATCTTCATTGAGTATTCTTTCACGAGTTGCTGATATCTTTGCATCACCGGATCAACTGCGTTATATATTCCTTCAATTTGGCGAACCACTAGCTGTGAATCACTGGTAATTCGTACTTCGTCTAATCCCATTTCTATCGCAACCCTTAAAACTtgtaccactgcttcatattctgTCTCGTTATTTGTTGCTTTGTATTCCAGCCGAAAGCAGAAAACTATCCTGATCCTTGTGGGCGAAGTGAATACTATTCCTATTCCTCCTCCACAACTGTTTGATGATCCATCGacgaatatttcccaccttcTGGGATGATTCTCCTGTAACAAGTCCTTAGGGTCTGGACGACTGtcgtctacatccatcatttccccTATGCTTTCGTCTTCCCCCGAAGGAAATTCAGCGAGGAACTCTGCAATTATGTGCGACTTCGTAGAAGTCTGTACTTCATACTTTAGCTTAAATTGATCAATCTGGGTATTCATTCTTTCTACTCTCCTAACTCTCTTTGAATTCTTCAAGACTGATTCTATAGGAATTCTTGTAAGGACTTTAATTTTGTGGGTTTGGAAATAAGTCCGTAACTTTTGTGACGTGTAAAACAATGCCAATATCATTTTTCAATCTTTGGGTAATTTTTCTCCGCGGAGTTGAGGGTTTTGCTGACGTAAAAGTTTGGTTTCTCTACCCCCTCGTTGTTCCGAAGTAAGACGACACTAATAGCGTTTGGTGTTGCCGCGAGACAAAACAATAGCTCCTCTCCGGGTTTTGGTTTTTGCAAGATTGACAGTTTAATAAGGTACTCTTTTATACCCTTCAACGCCTCTTCACACTCTTGTGTACATGCGAACTTTGCCCCTTTCTTCAAAATGTCAAAGAAGTGCTTACATTTGTATGAGGATCGCGAGATAAATCTTCCCAAAGCTGCTAACTGCCCGTTTaatttttgtacatcttttatggTCGCGGGTGAGGGCATTTCTAGTATAGCCTAGACTTTTGCTGGATCAACTTCTATGCCTTTTCGTGAAACTATGTTTCCAAGAAACTTCGCTGATTCAACCCCAAAGATGCATTTTATTGGGTTTATCTTCATTTTGTATTTCCTCATCTGTTCAAATATCTCCCTCAGGTCTTCCACATGATCCCCTGAATCCTTTGTCTTGaccagcatatcatccacataaacttCTAACTTCGTGTGTACCCACTTGGCGAAAATTTTCTCCACCATCTGTTGATATGTTGCCCCCGCATTTTTCAATCAAATGGCATTCTTGTGTAACAGTACAACCCTCTGGGAGCGAAGAAGGCCGTGTGTTCCTGGTCTTCCTCAGCTAATAGTATTTGATTGTATCCACAATATTCATCCATGGATGACAACATTTTGTATCCAGATGCTGATTCCACCATCTGTGGGATATTTGGTAggggaaaactatctttggggcacgtGGTATTCAGGTCGCTAAAATCAATACATATTCTTATTCCATTGTTCTTTTTGGGCACGATTACCATGTTCGTAATCCAATCTGGATACTTCGTCGGCCTTATGATTCTTGCatccatcatcttttgaagtTCCTTATCGATTTTCTCATGATATGTTATGGCGATCTTCCTTATTCGTTGCCTGATTGGCTTGATTGTCGGATCTAGCTCCAATCTATGACATGCTACCCgtggatcaattcctggcattTCCTCCATTGTCATCCCAATCTTTAGGATCTTGGGTTCATCATCAGTCCCCAAGTTTACAtcctttgttggttccaccgcAGCAAAGTTCATGACCGGTTCTCATAATGGTGTCGGCTCCCTTATCGGTTTCACgatctctccttcttcttctggtatttcgTTTGGTATTGCCCATCCTTCTTTATTTGTTGCCATGTATACCCTTAACTCGTCCTCTTTTTTCAACTCAAGCATTTTCTTCTTTCGTTCCTTCTTCCTTTTCAATCTTCCCTCGTAATTCTCAATGTCCTTCTCATCACATTCTTCCGTGTCCTCGCTGCTTCCACGTATTTCACCAATCCCACTGGGCATGGGGAATCATAACAATTGGTGATAGGTTGACGCGACTCCCTTTATCCCATGGATCCATGGTCGGCCCATGAGGGCGTTGTAGGGTGACTCCACATCCACCACGCAAACGGTAACCATTGTTTCTAATTCTCCTGCGAGGATCCTCATATATATCTCGCCTTTTGGTTTCGTTTCCACCCTGTTGAATCCGTAAAGTGTATATGCCGATGGTATCATGTCAGAATCCTCATACACCAAGGCTCTGAACGTATGGTAGAAGAGGACATATACTGAACTTCCCACTCTTTCCCGGTCGTGTCCTTCTAACAACCTTCTTTTTTGCGTTCTTCGTTCGTTCTCTTCTTCGTAATCTTCGTAGGGACTCTCCTCCCCATACAGGGTCCTTTTCCGAGATGAAGCCGTTATCATTTATGAACTAGCGTTTTCTTCTTGCGAGATTCCAACCTCCATTTTACTGCCACGTTCATATTCCTCTCGTTTTGCCTGACTGCCTCGTTTTTCTGTTCATGCTTGCCATTCCGGATGGTACCTTACTCGCCCCTTATCTCGATGGGTTGCTTTACTCGGTTCTTTCGATATCATATCTTTATCACCCTCGTTCCCCTTCACTTCTTCTCGATTCGTTTCCCCTTTCGTAATAGCCCCGGCTTTCACGATTTGAGCTGATTCCGTCATGGATTCATCCTCTACACTCTGCTTGCGTTTACGTTGCCTTGTGACTTCTCGTCTTTCATCTGCTATGGGCGTTTCTCCCTTCTCCCCTTTCTTCAGGGATTCCAACCGCTTGCTCCTCCTTGCCGACGATGTTCCTCctctttccattcttcctccCCTTTTGGCCTCCAATCGTTTGCTTCTCCTCGTCGCTATCATGTGTGCCGCCCGATCTGGTGTTCTAGTCCTCGACTTATCCTAATTTCAATATTGGTTTTTCTCtaaaacttaatcttaaaagggaTGTTTGCTAAAATCTCTTACTCCTACAACTTTAGCTAAGATGTCTCGCCAAGATCTATTACTCCTAAAACTTTAGCTTTTTTCCactccttagatgaggatgaatccccaatctaagttccctgtttctggacgccaaaatgtaactactggaaatccagtagcacacccaaaGTGACAGTAACCTAGATCTAAGACATATTCcctctgtttttggaaaaatgatactttcactttttcattttagcctaaaaataggccaaactgaaaaatgaaagtatctcttttccagaaatggagggagtattaaGTAATGCAAGCACCGAAAATTCTTATTGATGAATCATTCAAAGTAACaaagatacaagttcttgaatacaaggaaaTCCTAATCTCTCTCGCTAGGTTAAGCTCTCCCACTCTCCAAAAATCTGATCCCTCATACATTGCCccaggacctctatttataggccatctAACCCTAATGGAGCATAGCTCATTTTATCTCGTCTCGTTCTCGCAGGGGCGTTACACTTCGTCCATACCGTTTTCCgtaaagtttttccccttctttcgctaacttcacatgggcttgtcgggacacctgtctcttttcttgctgcaTAATTTATCTACTTCGTGGCTTGTCTTCTCAGCCAAGTAATCTTACTTCGTCCTTTTCTACTTCGCGGCGGATATCTTGTAGGGTACTCCATGGATCCTTCATAACCCATGTTCCTCTCGGAGCTTACTTCGTGATGAAACACTATCTCGCACATAACTTTTACCTCGTCAACTTGTCAATAATGGCGactctgacttgatttgacaagtcattgACGAAGATTTTCGTGACACGGCACAGGATCTCCAGGCCGGATTCTCGCGTCTTCCTTATGTCCACGTGGCGATCCATATTTTGGTATCTACACCTTGCTTTTTTTGTTTCCACCCTTCAGCCCAAGCAAACCTATATCCTGTCTTATCGTTTCTTTCCTTCTCATTTTTTCTCCACCGCGACTCTTTCCTCTCCATCTATGAACTCTTTCATCTCCTATCTATCTCTGCATAAAGAACCTCATCTCTCTCTGAACTCTAAAACCACTGAAATCATCAGCCAGGTATAATCGTTCGCGTAATCTTTTAGTTTCAGTATATAGGATTTAGAGATTTTGATTGCTAGGGTTTGGGCTGTGAATCTCAGTTGAtcgatttaagtttaagtttatcgatttctagggtttcatttaagtttattgattttagggttttcatctGTGAATCTGCTATTTTCGATTTTACGGATTTTGATTTCAGTTTATCGATTTATCATTTGTGAATCTGTGTTTTTCGATTCAGtttttcaatttcatctttcTCTTTCGGTTCTAGGGTTTAGTCATCTCTTCCAAGtgaagatgttgatgattctaaagACAACTCTCGTGTTCAAGTATTAGCCTATTAGATCTCTCTTTGTCTCTTGTAGTTCAGGATTTGTATTTtcagttaatttatttttttgttagatAAGTTGTTGTGTTTATGAAAAGTTCCAGAGAAGAAGCTTACATGGGTTCTCAAACTAAACGCCCAACAATATGTCTCATGGCCAAACGTAAGTGAATTTGATTCTTGATAATATTGAATTTATAAATGTGTTTTGCTTTGTACTTCATTGATTCTCTAAGTGATCAGTTAAATTGACTTTATATGGATATTAGACATTTAGACTGATGATTTGTTTCTTTTATGCAGCAATGACAAAGGTCCGGTATCCTTGCCTAGAGCTATTAAAGAGAGATTTCGACCTATCCCCCCGTGCTTTCCTATTTTACTACCTACCCCTCATGCTCTGGTAAAATCTCTTTATTCTTTTGATTGCTAGTTACTCTTTAGTAACTagtcaaatcttcttcttcaccagggATGTTTTGGACCTGAGGAGTGACTGGATACTAGTTAATAGTATTGCATTTGTGTTGATTATTCTTAAAACAATTAGGCTCTTATCTAATTTCCCCTCCATTGTACTGTAACCATGTATCCTTGTGTCTGGTACGAGTTAATAGTATTGCATTATCCTCTAATCCAATCCCCACTCCATTGCACTGTAAGCATGTGTCCTTATGTCTGATGTTCTGTAATTATGCATCTGATGGAGGAGAAATTGAATAATATTAGCTAGAAGACAACTCTGTCTAACCATTTTGGGACTGATTTCATGTTTACTATTGTTTGTCCACTGCAGGCCCTGCGAATGGTTTTGCAACTTGGTGTAAAACCTACTTGGTTTAATGAAGCTTATACAGATGGGAGTGGTTTTGCGGTACCAAGAGCTGGTTCATCCTCTAGAGACCTGTGCAGTTACATGATTGAGTCGCAACTTCCAACGGTAGGTGACTCCGTTGTGCCAGAGTTACTGCTTAAAGTACTAGAACCATATAGAAAAGAGGGTGGGTTCTGTCTGGTATTTTTACATGCTGGTTATTCTCATTAGAGACCCTGGGTTCAGTTCATTGGAATATTCTGACCAATTTCTGAGTAAATTTATGTTTTCCCTTATCAAGGTTGCATACTTGATGATGAGAGGTCAAGCATGTATGCTGTGGTAGTGATGATTCCGAAGTTCTctttcattttctccatttctcaGTTCTTTGTAACCGTTGTGATGACATCATGGTTGTTTAATAGGCACTCTTTATTCCGCAGAGTACATTGTGGAGGAAATGGGCATATTATagccatttttctttttctgtttttacTCTTTCCCTGTTAACACTCTGCTCATGTGCTTACAAATATCAATGACCCGTATTTGGTATTGTACGTCGGTAGGTTGTGACTATTCCCGAGTATTTAAATGTTTTTGTATTGGAATGGATAATACTGGTGTTGTGGTACTGAAGTGGAAAAAATGGAATGCTAAAGAACTTGGAATTACGTCGGCTGAGCTTACACAGGTAGCTTACACTTCTCATGTTTATGATCTTTTTTTGATTCAAACACTTCAAATAAGAAAGCCACAGTACTTTAAAGCTCGCATTCAAAGTACCATATTCTGTTATCGTTCATGACAATAGTCCcttactttattttttttgacaTTTGTGTTCCTTGTTTTGTCCTCTATGCTTTTCATTTAAGGATTCATTGGATGTTTTCTTTTGGTGTGAGGTTGACCATAATGGGCTTATACTTCTAAGATCTGATCGGTCATCTTTTTTGTGCAGTCATCTCCAATACAGCTTAACAGACGGCAAGCACACATCGAGGAGCGGAGGCCAAACCCCCATAGTGATCATGGAAGTATGTGTTTGGTTTCAGTGGATGCACACATGGTCTGTCTTCGGATGAGGTTGATGAACTAACCTTGATCATGTACTGTGACTGTAATGGTAGAAACTAAATTACGCCCTTTGTGTTGTTTATGTTAGGTGAAATGCAAGGTTAATCACAGATAAGTGTTCTGATCAAAAGGAGATTAAGAATTTTCTGCAGTTGCTTAAACGTCACCCTCATGTTTAACCCCATCCCTCATTTCTTATGCAGAGAGAACACCCCACTCTCGTGCTGACTTTTTTACAGGAAAAATAGCATCAGTTGAGGAAATTGAACCATTCATATGTCATGCATCCCAAATGGCTGCACTTGACTACATTGTGTCGGCTGAAAGTGATGATTTATTCCTTCATACTCTGGAAACATGGCAAGGGCAGTTGAGGGACACAGGCGTTTTCTAGGGCATAGAAAAACATTTTCTCCAGACAGGTAACAAGACTCCACCTCTAGGCGTATAATTTGAAATATCTCAACAACTTATTGTTGCTAAAAGAGGGTGGGTTCTGTCTGGTATTTTTACATGCTGGTTATTCTCATTAGAGACCCTGGGTTCAGTTCATTGGAATATTCTGACCAATTTCTGAGTAAATTTATGTTTTCCCTTATCAAGGTTGCATACTTGATGATGAGAGGTCAAGCATGTATGCTGTGGTAGTGATGATTCCGAAGTTCTctttcattttctccatttctcaGTTCTTTGTAACCGTTGTGATGACATCATGGTTGTTTAATAGGCACTCTTTATTCCGCAGAGTACATTGTGGAGGAAATGGGCATATTAtagccatttttcttcttctgtttttacTCTTTCCCTGTTAACACTCTGCTCATGTGCTTACAAATATCAATGACCCGTATTTGGTATTGTACGTTGGTAGGTTGTGACTATTCCTGAGTATTTAAATGTTTTTGTATTGGAATGGATAATACTGGTGTTGTGGTACTGAAGTGGAAAAACTGGAATGCTAAAGAACTTGGAATTACGTCGGCTGAGCTTACACAGGTAGCTTACACTTCTCATGTTTATGATCTTTTTTTGATTCAAACACTTCAAATAAGAAAGCCACAGTACTTTAAAGCTCGCATTCAAAGTACCATATTCTGTTATCGTTCATGACAATAGTCCcttactttattttttttgacaTTTGTGTTCCTTGTTTTGTCCTCTATGCTTTGCATTTAAGGATTCATTGGATGTTTTCTTTTGGTGTGAGGTTGACCATAATGGGCTTATACTTCTAAGATCTGATCGGTCATCTTTTTTGTGCAGTCATCTCCAATGCAGCTTAACAGACGGCAAGCACACATCGAGGAGCGGAGGCCAAACCCCCATAGTGATCATGGAAGTATGTGTTTGCTTTCAGTGGATGCACACATGGTCTGTCTTCGGATGAGGTTGATGAACTAACCTTGATCATGTACTGTGACTGTAATGGTAGAAACTAAATTACGCCCTTTGTGTTGTTTATGTTAGGTGAAATGCAAGGTTAATCACAGATAAGTGTTCTGATCAAAAGGAGATTAAGAATTTTCTGCAGTTGCTTAAACGTCACCCTCATGTTTAACCCCATCCCTCATTTCTTATGCAGAGAGAACACCCCACTCTCGTGCTGACTTTTTTACAGGAAAAAATAGCATCAGTTGAGGAAATTGAACCATTCATATGTCATGCATCCCAAATGGCTGCACTTGACTACATTGTGTCGGCTGAAAGTGATGATTTATTCCTTCATATTCTGGAAACATGGCAAGGGCAGTTGAGGGACACAGGCGTTTTCTAGGGCATAGAAAAACATTTTCTCCAGACAGGTAACAAGACTCCACCTCTAGGCGTATAATTTGAAATATCTCAACAACT includes the following:
- the LOC113287062 gene encoding uncharacterized protein LOC113287062 isoform X2; the encoded protein is MSHGQTNDKGPVSLPRAIKERFRPIPPCFPILLPTPHALALRMVLQLGVKPTWFNEAYTDGSGFAVPRAGSSSRDLCSYMIESQLPTVGDSVVPELLLKVLEPYRKEGGFCLVFLHAGYSH
- the LOC113287062 gene encoding uncharacterized protein LOC113287062 isoform X1; the protein is MSHGQTNDKGPVSLPRAIKERFRPIPPCFPILLPTPHALALRMVLQLGVKPTWFNEAYTDGSGFAVPRAGSSSRDLCSYMIESQLPTWKKWNAKELGITSAELTQSSPIQLNRRQAHIEERRPNPHSDHGSMCLVSVDAHMVCLRMRLMN